A window of the Hevea brasiliensis isolate MT/VB/25A 57/8 chromosome 6, ASM3005281v1, whole genome shotgun sequence genome harbors these coding sequences:
- the LOC131180689 gene encoding protein FAR1-RELATED SEQUENCE 5-like, protein MYGGSRKYQTISCDKGRKAIGAKSSKRINCPAKINAILRENGMWQISKVISSHNHELEPSMSRLMVAHSSSGGPENLSLSKDCRNFIEQKRRLRLGDGDARLYSSRYEEFNDVVSFDTTYLVNRYKLPFATIVGVNHHGQSILLGCALISHEDVNTFKWLFMTWLEAMEDVHPKSILTINASMRKAIRR, encoded by the exons ATGTACGGTGGATCTCGCAAATATCAAACAATTAGTTGCGATAAAGGAAGGAAAGCAATTGGTGCGAAATCATCAAAAAGGATAAATTGTCCTGCAAAGATTAATGCAATCCTAAGAGAAAATGGAATGTGGCAGATTTCAAAAGTTATTTCAAGTCACAATCACGAATTGGAACCTTCTATGTCTAGATTGATGGTTGCTCACAG TTCAAGCGGTGGACCAGAAAATTTAAGTTTGTCAAAGGATTGTCGAAACTTCATTGAGCAAAAGAGGAGGCTACGACTTGGTGATGGTGATGCGAGGCTATAC TCGAGCCGCTACGAGGAATTCAATGATGTTGTTAGTTTTGACACTACTTACCTTGTTAATCGATACAAGTTGCCATTTGCCACCATTGTTGGAGTAAATCATCATGGGCAATCTATTTTATTAGGATGCGCCTTGATCTCACATGAAGATGTAAACACTTTTAAGTGGTTGTTCATGACGTGGCTTGAAGCAATGGAAGATGTTCATCCTAAATCTATTCTTACGATCAATGCGAGCATGAGGAAAGCCATTAGGAGGTAA
- the LOC131180690 gene encoding protein FAR-RED IMPAIRED RESPONSE 1-like: MPNTRHRFCLWHILCKVPEKFKGVTDYDSACLEFKAVIYDSLTIEMFERNWNEFVVKHGLERNEWLSKLYVDREYWVPIYLNHTFWAGMVSTQRSESMHAYFDGYVNSMSTLKQFVEQYEIAMCDKNEKEFYADFKSKNTVVNCISVFKWEQQFQKAFTNSIFKLVQEEIKRMWYCHVIQPTEEGRREADNEPGIERHKIMEKSIINNWFRREFVYDVEYRENGQYFSCNCKKFESKGILCCHIMRLMSLKDIKFINERYLLRRWRKDVNRVHSKKFFHGGYPHMTEEFEKYREMERLFQEASDLAYDDNKIKFVKQRLVELKRDLLSWNDGMIAPTSNAQVTIDTNNVDENEENERVILNPHVTRSRGRPRINRHRSVREITQRANSGRNRKRWKAA; this comes from the coding sequence ATGCCTAATACTAGACACAGATTTTGCTTGTGGCATATATTATGCAAGGTACCTGAGAAGTTTAAGGGTGTTACTGATTATGATAGTGCATGCCTTGAGTTTAAAGCTGTAATATATGATAGCTTAACCATCGAGATGTTTGAGAGAAATTGGAATGAGTTTGTGGTGAAGCATGGGTTGGAAAGAAATGAATGGCTTTCCAAACTATATGTTGATAGGGAGTATTGGGTTCCAATTTATCTCAATCACACATTTTGGGCTGGAATGGTTTCGACTCAAAGGAGTGAGAGCATGCATGCCTATTTTGATGGGTATGTTAACTCAATGAGCACACTAAAGCAATTTGTGGAGCAGTATGAGATTGCTATGTGTGACAAGAATGAAAAGGAGTTCTATGCTGATTTCAAATCAAAAAACACAGTTGTAAATTGCATATCTGTTTTTAAATGGGAACAACAGTTTCAAAAGGCATTTACTAATTCAATATTCAAGCTCGTTCAAGAGGAGATTAAACGAATGTGGTATTGCCATGTCATTCAGCCAACTGAAGAGGGAAGGCGTGAAGCAGATAATGAGCCAGGAATTGAGAGACATAAAATTATGGAGAAATCCATAATCAACAACTGGTTTCGTAGGGAGTTTGTTTATGATGTAGAGTACAGGGAAAATGGCCAATATTTCAGCTGCAATTGTAAGAAATTCGAATCAAAAGGAATATTGTGCTGCCATATCATGAGGTTGATGTCACTCAAAGACATAAAGTTCATCAACGAACGATATTTGCTTAGGCGATGGAGAAAAGATGTTAATCGTGTCCATAGTAAAAAGTTTTTTCACGGAGGGTACCCACATATGACAGAGGAGTTTGAGAAATACAGGGAGATGGAGAGGTTATTTCAAGAAGCATCCGATTTGGCTTACGATGACAATAAGATCAAATTTGTGAAACAACGGTTGGTTGAATTGAAGCGGGATTTATTGAGCTGGAATGATGGAATGATTGCTCCTACCAGTAATGCACAGGTTACTATTGACACTAACAATGTTGATGAAAACGAAGAAAATGAAAGAGTTATTCTTAATCCACATGTGACTCGTAGTCGTGGACGGCCACGAATAAACAGGCACAGATCAGTAAGGGAGATCACTCAACGAGCAAATTCTGGTAGGAATAGAAAGCGATGGAAGGCGGCGTGA